GACGCCTCGCCCGCGGACGGCGGGGCGGGCGCCCTGTTTGGTTTCTTCACCGCGCATGCGGAGGTGCGCCGCGCTCCTCGGCAGGAACGGCAGCACCTGGTGATGGAACAACTCGGGCGCCTGTTCGGACCGGCAGCGCTGCTGCCACGCTCCTACGACGAGGTGGACTGGACCCGGGAGCGGCTGTCGAGTACCGCTCAGGATGAGGCGCCGCCAAAGGTGTTCCCGGCGTACGGCCATACACTGCTGCG
This window of the Deinococcus malanensis genome carries:
- a CDS encoding FAD-dependent oxidoreductase, translating into DASPADGGAGALFGFFTAHAEVRRAPRQERQHLVMEQLGRLFGPAALLPRSYDEVDWTRERLSSTAQDEAPPKVFPAYGHTLLREPALDGRLFWAGAETSPLEGGLLEGAVQSGEHAARLVLAGHTAQR